A DNA window from Syngnathus typhle isolate RoL2023-S1 ecotype Sweden linkage group LG2, RoL_Styp_1.0, whole genome shotgun sequence contains the following coding sequences:
- the LOC133150187 gene encoding uncharacterized protein LOC133150187 isoform X2, with protein sequence MLIQVRYCQQQKYVKLDEVDGCFDFVQFHDKVIERFCLPPDAKLVYKDATGTEVDEDIFSDLVSQGNVTLSVFSNDEFSDCSLSSPSDYSDSSFSSCASTSTILLDEVPRKKPRLEGPLTAASARKLIEDVLGTSSGGEKVLQEYHTTKTLTDATRRKLVNIIVAHMIDKHGQLPSKAVREEYALGIVTVFPSLKDPYSKKGYEHFYDAASSTGYISWRLKTIQRKIRRGHASTSSPTGFSPGGGGPNVRRSIVVDQQLDGDAYQEAISLLNHTTDSSVIFLKMRETFQNRQKLIHDSDKTQDIFSIFPRFLDTKGLMNQDFTLLFEEEVSNLLLQKWDPFFRDNVIKEAKRLTPTPELRRMLQAAESPGSELDEAPIGLKSMVLSTKVDLLFAVPWRKTCQSFVK encoded by the exons atgttgatccaggttcggtattgccaacagcagaagtatgtgaagttggatgaggttgatggatgttttgattttgtgcagttccatgacaaag tcatcgagagattttgcctgccacctgacgcaaaattagtgtacaaagatgcaacagggacagaagttgatgaggacattttcagtgaccttgtcagccaaggcaatgtgactctatcagttttctcaaatgacg aattttccgattgctccttgtcctctccatccgattattctgattcaagcttcagttcatgtgcaagtacatcaactatactcctagatgaggttcctaggaagaaaccaagacttgagggcccacttactgcagcatctgctagaaag ttgattgaagatgtccttggtaccagctcaggtggtgaaaaggtcctccaagagtatcacacaacaaaaactctaacagatgctaccagaagaaagttggtcaatataatagtggcacacatgattgataaacacgg gcaactccccagcaaagctgttcgagaagagtacgctcttgggatagtgacagtgttcccgtccctcaaagacccatactccaagaaaggctat gaacatttctatgatgctgcaagcagcaccggatacatttcttggcgtctgaaaacgattcagagaaagattcgaagaggacatgcatctacaagtagccccactggcttttccccaggaggag gaggcccaaatgtgcgcaggtccattgttgttgaccagcagcttgatggggatgcataccaggaagccatctccttgctcaaccatacaacagacagttccgtaatttttctgaagatgagagagacctttcagaatcgccaaaaactcatccacgactcagacaaaactcaagatatcttctccatcttcccaagattcctggatacaaagggattg atgaatcaagacttcacactcctgtttgaagaggaggtttccaacctgctgctccagaaatgggatccgttcttcagagataacgtcatcaaagaggccaagcggctcaccccaacacctgagctgcgccgaatgctgcaggccgcagagtctccaggaagtgaacttgatgaggcaccaa ttgggttaaagtcgatggtgttgagtacaaaggtggacttgttgtttgcagttccatggaggaagacatgccagtcttttgtcaaatag
- the LOC133150187 gene encoding uncharacterized protein LOC133150187 isoform X1: protein MPLGFQQGEPVHQSIVSCAWRGQPSFISLLESGMDAELDFYTRVIERFCLPPDAKLVYKDATGTEVDEDIFSDLVSQGNVTLSVFSNDEFSDCSLSSPSDYSDSSFSSCASTSTILLDEVPRKKPRLEGPLTAASARKLIEDVLGTSSGGEKVLQEYHTTKTLTDATRRKLVNIIVAHMIDKHGQLPSKAVREEYALGIVTVFPSLKDPYSKKGYEHFYDAASSTGYISWRLKTIQRKIRRGHASTSSPTGFSPGGGGPNVRRSIVVDQQLDGDAYQEAISLLNHTTDSSVIFLKMRETFQNRQKLIHDSDKTQDIFSIFPRFLDTKGLMNQDFTLLFEEEVSNLLLQKWDPFFRDNVIKEAKRLTPTPELRRMLQAAESPGSELDEAPIGLKSMVLSTKVDLLFAVPWRKTCQSFVK, encoded by the exons atgcccctgggctttcagcagggtgaacccgtgcatcaatcaatagtctcctgtgcgtggcgtggtcaaccgtcgtttatttcgctgctggaatcaggaatggatgcggagttggacttttacacgagag tcatcgagagattttgcctgccacctgacgcaaaattagtgtacaaagatgcaacagggacagaagttgatgaggacattttcagtgaccttgtcagccaaggcaatgtgactctatcagttttctcaaatgacg aattttccgattgctccttgtcctctccatccgattattctgattcaagcttcagttcatgtgcaagtacatcaactatactcctagatgaggttcctaggaagaaaccaagacttgagggcccacttactgcagcatctgctagaaag ttgattgaagatgtccttggtaccagctcaggtggtgaaaaggtcctccaagagtatcacacaacaaaaactctaacagatgctaccagaagaaagttggtcaatataatagtggcacacatgattgataaacacgg gcaactccccagcaaagctgttcgagaagagtacgctcttgggatagtgacagtgttcccgtccctcaaagacccatactccaagaaaggctat gaacatttctatgatgctgcaagcagcaccggatacatttcttggcgtctgaaaacgattcagagaaagattcgaagaggacatgcatctacaagtagccccactggcttttccccaggaggag gaggcccaaatgtgcgcaggtccattgttgttgaccagcagcttgatggggatgcataccaggaagccatctccttgctcaaccatacaacagacagttccgtaatttttctgaagatgagagagacctttcagaatcgccaaaaactcatccacgactcagacaaaactcaagatatcttctccatcttcccaagattcctggatacaaagggattg atgaatcaagacttcacactcctgtttgaagaggaggtttccaacctgctgctccagaaatgggatccgttcttcagagataacgtcatcaaagaggccaagcggctcaccccaacacctgagctgcgccgaatgctgcaggccgcagagtctccaggaagtgaacttgatgaggcaccaa ttgggttaaagtcgatggtgttgagtacaaaggtggacttgttgtttgcagttccatggaggaagacatgccagtcttttgtcaaatag
- the LOC133150187 gene encoding uncharacterized protein LOC133150187 isoform X4, with protein MLIQVRYCQQQKYVKLDEVDGCFDFVQFHDKEFSDCSLSSPSDYSDSSFSSCASTSTILLDEVPRKKPRLEGPLTAASARKLIEDVLGTSSGGEKVLQEYHTTKTLTDATRRKLVNIIVAHMIDKHGQLPSKAVREEYALGIVTVFPSLKDPYSKKGYEHFYDAASSTGYISWRLKTIQRKIRRGHASTSSPTGFSPGGGGPNVRRSIVVDQQLDGDAYQEAISLLNHTTDSSVIFLKMRETFQNRQKLIHDSDKTQDIFSIFPRFLDTKGLMNQDFTLLFEEEVSNLLLQKWDPFFRDNVIKEAKRLTPTPELRRMLQAAESPGSELDEAPIGLKSMVLSTKVDLLFAVPWRKTCQSFVK; from the exons atgttgatccaggttcggtattgccaacagcagaagtatgtgaagttggatgaggttgatggatgttttgattttgtgcagttccatgacaaag aattttccgattgctccttgtcctctccatccgattattctgattcaagcttcagttcatgtgcaagtacatcaactatactcctagatgaggttcctaggaagaaaccaagacttgagggcccacttactgcagcatctgctagaaag ttgattgaagatgtccttggtaccagctcaggtggtgaaaaggtcctccaagagtatcacacaacaaaaactctaacagatgctaccagaagaaagttggtcaatataatagtggcacacatgattgataaacacgg gcaactccccagcaaagctgttcgagaagagtacgctcttgggatagtgacagtgttcccgtccctcaaagacccatactccaagaaaggctat gaacatttctatgatgctgcaagcagcaccggatacatttcttggcgtctgaaaacgattcagagaaagattcgaagaggacatgcatctacaagtagccccactggcttttccccaggaggag gaggcccaaatgtgcgcaggtccattgttgttgaccagcagcttgatggggatgcataccaggaagccatctccttgctcaaccatacaacagacagttccgtaatttttctgaagatgagagagacctttcagaatcgccaaaaactcatccacgactcagacaaaactcaagatatcttctccatcttcccaagattcctggatacaaagggattg atgaatcaagacttcacactcctgtttgaagaggaggtttccaacctgctgctccagaaatgggatccgttcttcagagataacgtcatcaaagaggccaagcggctcaccccaacacctgagctgcgccgaatgctgcaggccgcagagtctccaggaagtgaacttgatgaggcaccaa ttgggttaaagtcgatggtgttgagtacaaaggtggacttgttgtttgcagttccatggaggaagacatgccagtcttttgtcaaatag
- the LOC133150187 gene encoding uncharacterized protein LOC133150187 isoform X3, whose product MPLGFQQGEPVHQSIVSCAWRGQPSFISLLESGMDAELDFYTREFSDCSLSSPSDYSDSSFSSCASTSTILLDEVPRKKPRLEGPLTAASARKLIEDVLGTSSGGEKVLQEYHTTKTLTDATRRKLVNIIVAHMIDKHGQLPSKAVREEYALGIVTVFPSLKDPYSKKGYEHFYDAASSTGYISWRLKTIQRKIRRGHASTSSPTGFSPGGGGPNVRRSIVVDQQLDGDAYQEAISLLNHTTDSSVIFLKMRETFQNRQKLIHDSDKTQDIFSIFPRFLDTKGLMNQDFTLLFEEEVSNLLLQKWDPFFRDNVIKEAKRLTPTPELRRMLQAAESPGSELDEAPIGLKSMVLSTKVDLLFAVPWRKTCQSFVK is encoded by the exons atgcccctgggctttcagcagggtgaacccgtgcatcaatcaatagtctcctgtgcgtggcgtggtcaaccgtcgtttatttcgctgctggaatcaggaatggatgcggagttggacttttacacgagag aattttccgattgctccttgtcctctccatccgattattctgattcaagcttcagttcatgtgcaagtacatcaactatactcctagatgaggttcctaggaagaaaccaagacttgagggcccacttactgcagcatctgctagaaag ttgattgaagatgtccttggtaccagctcaggtggtgaaaaggtcctccaagagtatcacacaacaaaaactctaacagatgctaccagaagaaagttggtcaatataatagtggcacacatgattgataaacacgg gcaactccccagcaaagctgttcgagaagagtacgctcttgggatagtgacagtgttcccgtccctcaaagacccatactccaagaaaggctat gaacatttctatgatgctgcaagcagcaccggatacatttcttggcgtctgaaaacgattcagagaaagattcgaagaggacatgcatctacaagtagccccactggcttttccccaggaggag gaggcccaaatgtgcgcaggtccattgttgttgaccagcagcttgatggggatgcataccaggaagccatctccttgctcaaccatacaacagacagttccgtaatttttctgaagatgagagagacctttcagaatcgccaaaaactcatccacgactcagacaaaactcaagatatcttctccatcttcccaagattcctggatacaaagggattg atgaatcaagacttcacactcctgtttgaagaggaggtttccaacctgctgctccagaaatgggatccgttcttcagagataacgtcatcaaagaggccaagcggctcaccccaacacctgagctgcgccgaatgctgcaggccgcagagtctccaggaagtgaacttgatgaggcaccaa ttgggttaaagtcgatggtgttgagtacaaaggtggacttgttgtttgcagttccatggaggaagacatgccagtcttttgtcaaatag